In one Dunckerocampus dactyliophorus isolate RoL2022-P2 chromosome 9, RoL_Ddac_1.1, whole genome shotgun sequence genomic region, the following are encoded:
- the LOC129187238 gene encoding aryl hydrocarbon receptor-like encodes MLATAGTYANKKRKKPVLKQKKVLDGNEVVKSNPSKRHRDRLNGELDRLTDLLPFPDDVRSCLDKLSVLRLSVGYLRVKSYFKATLKNNTGGGFPGANGPNGSTLESRGFSEGDLLLQALNGFVLVVTSDGVVFYASPTIKEYLGFQQSDVVHQSVFDLIHTDDRGAFRQNLHFALNPPDTDGECMEGCMSAELYNPDQLPPENSSFLERSFVSRFRCLLDNSSGFLALKFQGRLKFLHGQNLFRDNGTRVKPQLALFAVGTPVQPPSIVEIRSKMLLFQSKHKLDFTPMGIDNRGKIILGYSEMELCMNGSGYQFIHAADMMYCADNHLRMMKTGETGLTTFRLLSKSGNWVWVKSNAKLFYKGGRPDFIIAYQRAIVNAEGEDYLRQRRLQLPFSIATGEAVLYNTGPTMDLSETHINQPFNNNDVGGGKETEAPRSLLDCFLRQDKSAYSQIPETPLPVDQVFMDSRALVSVPSDAWQETGTASTSSATVVVKEEAKQSVMAVIDSLQVMAQNGDFCAALENMEVGDAELMEWEETLKRLGQEGDRRESVRSELDSVLINELFEHIDSVLFKDKGEECPTPCLKAVISGQRDPFKQPTQQQQDGVYPQMNGSFTADNVHGHLNTGLVGFNSPKLSHCGPLRDPANQHPSPPPQQLQLQDIFTPEIELPQLTVPESSCDAAPLHFLGFEQQQNNFLPVNQPIAAMISCNNLNGSTLPTACPQANPDMAPQNHHPQQWSQGPYMPTPSDVMRSRHGTTPAPESQPLPRACLWPRGVNGLDHAQQGGLACGQAVNHSSCMYTQPFTCGPAGGDTLALAQSSLQRAPTTGLDQSPPQGSCYFQWGHSQPVVGTSSISQDTANISPMTSKMVSSELAFNLQCYQE; translated from the exons GAAAAAGGTCCTAGACGGCAATGAGGTTGTCAAATCCAACCCGTCAAAGCGCCACCGAGACCGGCTGAACGGCGAGCTGGACCGGCTAACGGATCTGCTGCCCTTCCCAGATGACGTCCGATCCTGTTTGGACAAACTGTCCGTCTTACGTCTCAGCGTGGGGTATCTCAGAGTCAAGAGCTACTTCAAAG CTACGCTCAAGAACAACACCGGCGGTGGCTTTCCTGGAGCCAACGGGCCCAATGGGAGCACGTTGGAAAGCAGAGGCTTCTCTGAGGGAGACTTGCTGCTCCAG GCGCTCAACGGCTTCGTGCTGGTGGTCACGTCTGACGGGGTGGTCTTCTACGCGTCTCCCACCATTAAGGAGTACCTGGGCTTCCAGCAG TCGGATGTGGTACACCAGAGCGTGTTTGACCTCATCCACACGGACGACCGCGGAGCCTTCCGGCAGAACCTCCACTTTGCTCTGAACCCACCCGACACAGACGGAGAAT GTATGGAGGGTTGCATGAGCGCAGAGCTCTACAATCCCGATCAGCTTCCTCCAGAGAACTCGTCCTTCCTGGAGAGGAGTTTTGTGTCTCGCTTCCGTTGCCTCCTGGACAACTCTTCTGGCTTCCTG GCTCTGAAGTTCCAGGGTCGACTCAAGTTCCTGCACGGCCAAAACCTCTTCAGGGACAACGGGACGCGCGTCAAACCGCAGCTGGCATTGTTTGCCGTCGGCACTCCCGTGCAGCCGCCGTCCATCGTGGAGATCCGCTCCAAGATGTTGCTCTTTCAAAGCAAGCACAAGCTGGACTTCACGCCCATGGGCATCGATAACCG GGGGAAGATCATTTTGGGCTACTCAGAGATGGAGCTGTGCATGAACGGCTCGGGCTACCAGTTCATCCATGCCGCTGACATGATGTACTGCGCCGACAACCACCTGCGAA tGATGAAAACCGGAGAAACCGGCCTGACTACTTTCCGCCTCCTGAGTAAATCAGGAAACTGGGTTTGGGTCAAGTCCAACGCCAAGCTGTTCTACAAAGGAGGAAGACCTGACTTCATCATCGCATATCAGCGAGCGATAGT CAACGCCGAGGGCGAGGACTACCTCCGCCAGAGAAGGCTGCAGCTGCCCTTCAGCATCGCCACGGGGGAGGCGGTGCTGTACAACACGGGCCCCACCATGGACCTCTCTGAGACGCACATCAACCAGCCGTTCAACAACAACGACGTGGGCGGCGGCAAGGAGACAGAAGCCCCCCGATCTCTGCTGGATTGCTTCCTCAGGCAGGACAAGTCCGCCTACAGCCAGATCCCCGAAACCCCACTGCCTGTGGACCAGGTCTTCATGGACAGCCGAGCGTTGGTCAGTGTGCCCAGCGACGCCTGGCAGGAGACGGGCACGGCGTCCACTTCCAGTGCCACCGTTGTGGTGAAGGAAGAGGCCAAGCAATCTGTGATGGCCGTCATCGACAGCCTGCAAGTAATGGCTCAGAACGGAGACTTTTGCGCTGCTTTGGAGAACATGGAGGTGGGCGACGCTGAGCTGATGGAGTGGGAGGAAACCCTCAAGAGGCTGGGCCAGGAGGGCGACAGGCGGGAGAGCGTGCGCTCCGAGCTGGACAGCGTACTCATCAACGAGCTCTTTGAACACATTGACTCTGTTTTGTTCAAGGACAAGGGCGAAGAATGCCCCACTCCTTGCCTGAAGGCGGTCATCAGCGGCCAGCGTGACCCCTTCAAGCAGCCgacccagcagcagcaggacgGGGTTTACCCTCAAATGAACGGCTCGTTCACGGCGGATAATGTGCACGGACATTTAAACACCGGCTTAGTGGGATTCAACAGCCCCAAACTGTCCCACTGTGGACCTCTCCGTGATCCAGCCAACCAGCACccgtctcctcctcctcagcagCTACAACTACAGGACATTTTCACTCCGGAAATAGAATTACCACAACTCACCGTCCCTGAAAGCTCATGTGACGCTGCACCGCTCCACTTCCTGGGATTTGAGCAGCAGCAAAATAACTTCTTGCCTGTGAATCAGCCAATAGCAGCCATGATCTCTTGCAATAACTTGAACGGCTCCACTTTGCCCACAGCTTGCCCGCAAGCCAACCCGGACATGGCCCCACAAAACCACCATCCTCAGCAGTGGTCGCAGGGCCCGTACATGCCGACCCCCTCCGACGTCATGCGCAGCAGACACGGGACGACTCCGGCTCCAGAAAGCCAACCGCTCCCTCGCGCCTGCCTTTGGCCGAGGGGCGTCAACGGGCTGGACCACGCTCAGCAGGGGGGGCTGGCGTGCGGGCAGGCGGTCAATCACAGCAGCTGCATGTACACGCAGCCCTTCACCTGTGGCCCGGCGGGGGGCGACACCCTGGCGCTCGCCCAGTCCTCCCTCCAGAGGGCGCCCACCACGGGCCTTGACCAGAGTCCCCCTCAGGGCTCCTGCTACTTCCAGTGGGGGCACAGTCAGCCCGTGGTGGGCACGTCGTCCATCAGCCAGGACACCGCCAACATCAGTCCCATGACGTCCAAAATGGTCTCATCGGAGCTCGCCTTCAACCTCCAGTGCTACCAGGAATGA